A window of Apium graveolens cultivar Ventura chromosome 8, ASM990537v1, whole genome shotgun sequence contains these coding sequences:
- the LOC141680115 gene encoding uncharacterized protein LOC141680115: MLVKSKEESDHVMHLMEIFNILRRFCMKLNLQKCVFGVESGKFIGFIVNHRGIEVNPLKIKALLDMNSPTSVKPVQSLTGRIAALNRFVSKSSNRCKEFFKAIKVVGKDLVWTPEFLEYSITAVLAREEDGQQSPVYYESKRLHDAEARYTNMEKLVYALTLASRKMFNNKGAGAYIVLVSPEGHHLMSIIYFKFHAINNDVKYEALINGLKISLEMGVLNLVAKSDSKLVVNQVNGRFQARGPQTELYLRCVDEEEGNYILREVHEGISGNYSGGKSLAMKILGQGYYWTTIKGDAINFGILKTKVDVKYAVVAVDYFTKWAEAVPLAIITAKKIKDFHNIKTKLEERKVIWPEEIPKVLWSYNTTRRSTTGESLFMLTYGYEAMLHVEVSSGSLRRDHYTEEDGEVNYRLHLDLLEEVRENSQLKLATYQQRAARYYNKKVKG, encoded by the exons ATGTTGGTTAAATCAAAGGAGGAAAGTGATCATGTAATGCATCTGATGGAGATATTTAACATCCTGAGAAGATTTTGCATGAAGTTAAACCTGCAAAAATGTGTGTTTGGAGTTGAGTCAGGCAAGTTCATTGGATTTATTGTCAATCATAGAGGGATCGAGGTCAACCCTTTGAAGATTAAAGCGCTACTTGACATGAATTCCCCCACGAGTGTGAAGCCAGTTCAAAGCCTAACTGGGAGGATTGCCGCATTGAATCGATTTGTGTCTAAATCATCTAACAGATGTAAGGAATTCTTCAAGGCAATCAAAGTTGTTGGGAAAGATTTGGTATGGACACCGGAAT TTTTGGAATACTCAATCACTGCGGTGCTGGCTAGAGAAGAGGACGGGCAACAATCACCAGTGTATTACGAGAGTAAGAGGTTGCATGATGCCGAGGCTCGTTACACCAATATGGAGAAATTGGTTTATGCATTAACCCTTGCATCGAGAAAAATGT TTAACAATAAAGGGGCAGGCGCATACATAGTACTTGTATCTCCGGAAGGACATCATCTAATGAGCATAATTTACTTCAAGTTCCATGCCATAAATAATGATGTAAAATATGAAGCACTGATTAATGGTCtgaagatttctttggagatgggagttCTTAATCTAGTGGCGAAGAGTGATTCTAAGTTGGTGGTAAACCAAGTGAATGGGAGGTTTCAAGCTCGAGGACCACAGACAGAATTGTACTTAAG GTGTGTTGATGAggaagaaggaaattacatctTGAGGGAGGTTCATGAAGGAATTTCTGGAAATTATTCGGGGGGTAAATCATTGGCAATGAAGATTTTAGGCCAAGGATACTATTGGACTACAATAAAAGGGGACGCCATAAACTTT GGAATTCTAAAAACTAAGGTGGATGTCAAGTATGCAGTGGTTGCAGTTGACTACTTCACTAAGTGGGCCGAGGCCGTGCCACTAGCAATAATCACTGCTAAGAAAATCAAAGACTTC cataATATCAAGACCAAGCTCGAGGAACGCAAAGTAATCTGGCCTGAAGAAATCCCAAAAGTACTGTGGTCTTACAACACGACTCGAAGGTCTACTACAGGAGAATCTCTTTTTATGCTCACTTACGGATATGAGGCTATGCTTCACGTAGAAGTTAGTTCGGGATCGCTCCGTAGGGATCATTATACAGAGGAAGATGGAGAGGTTAACTACAGGCTTCACTTGGATCTCCTGGAGGAAGTAAGGGAGAACTCTCAGTTAAAGCTTGCGACGTATCAACAACGCGCAGCGAGGTACTACAACAAGAAAGTAAAGGGATAA